From Granulicella sp. WH15, the proteins below share one genomic window:
- a CDS encoding SDR family NAD(P)-dependent oxidoreductase, which translates to MNLTGNTIFITGGGSGIGRALAETLHQRGNKVIISGRRKGHLDAVVAANPGIEAVELDIADPKSIQSVATKLIAEHPELNVLINNAGIMLPDQAAGTIDDQLLTSTVDTNLLGPIRLTSAFIDQIKSRRGTIIYNTSVLGFVPLALTAVYSATKAALHSYVLSQRFLLQQSGVRVLEIAPPWVRTELMNSQEAKAAMPLDQFTEETLQILGTDADEILVEVAKPLRANPGPAEHAFVNGFNEQMVALFSSISLS; encoded by the coding sequence ATGAATCTCACTGGCAATACAATCTTCATCACTGGCGGCGGCTCTGGTATCGGTCGGGCCCTCGCCGAAACGCTCCATCAACGCGGCAACAAGGTCATCATCTCGGGGCGGCGTAAAGGACATCTCGATGCAGTCGTCGCCGCCAACCCCGGCATCGAAGCGGTCGAGCTCGACATCGCCGATCCAAAGAGCATTCAGTCCGTCGCAACAAAACTGATCGCCGAACACCCCGAACTGAACGTGTTGATCAACAATGCCGGCATCATGCTTCCAGATCAGGCCGCCGGTACCATCGACGATCAGTTGCTCACGTCCACTGTCGACACCAACCTGCTCGGGCCCATCCGTCTGACTTCCGCCTTCATCGACCAGATCAAGAGCCGGCGCGGCACCATCATCTACAACACCTCCGTACTCGGCTTCGTTCCACTTGCTCTGACAGCCGTTTATTCAGCGACAAAGGCTGCGCTTCATTCCTATGTCCTCTCGCAGCGGTTCTTGTTGCAGCAAAGCGGCGTACGCGTGCTTGAGATTGCACCTCCCTGGGTGCGCACGGAGCTGATGAACAGCCAGGAAGCCAAGGCAGCAATGCCGTTAGATCAGTTCACCGAGGAGACACTGCAGATACTGGGAACCGATGCCGATGAGATTCTCGTTGAAGTCGCGAAGCCGCTGCGCGCCAATCCTGGCCCCGCAGAACATGCCTTCGTAAATGGCTTCAATGAGCAGATGGTGGCCCTGTTCTCCAGCATCTCCTTATCATGA
- a CDS encoding TetR/AcrR family transcriptional regulator — protein sequence MGVTKEMAAENRQKILAAAERLFREKGVDAVGLTELMREAGFTQGGFYNHFKSKEALVSEALERAVEEGVQELSDAIANSRAKGIDPLTRQINWYLSPEQRDDIECGCAMAGFVGDIPRLTKEAQSSYAEALEQTFERIAEMIRFQKPTLSKKGAHRRAIALYGQMVGSLLLSRAVSSGNPKLADEILKQTQTEIFADLYKAAGSAERRTK from the coding sequence ATGGGCGTTACGAAAGAGATGGCCGCCGAGAATCGGCAGAAGATTCTTGCAGCCGCAGAACGGCTGTTCCGCGAAAAGGGCGTCGATGCGGTGGGTCTTACGGAGCTGATGAGGGAGGCCGGCTTTACGCAAGGCGGCTTTTACAACCATTTCAAATCCAAGGAGGCTCTGGTCTCAGAGGCGCTGGAAAGGGCTGTTGAAGAAGGGGTCCAGGAGCTAAGTGATGCGATTGCCAACTCGCGGGCCAAAGGTATCGATCCTCTGACGCGGCAGATCAACTGGTACCTCTCTCCAGAGCAGAGAGATGACATCGAATGCGGATGCGCGATGGCTGGCTTTGTCGGCGATATTCCGCGGCTGACGAAAGAGGCGCAATCCTCCTATGCCGAGGCATTAGAGCAGACGTTTGAGCGGATAGCGGAGATGATCCGCTTTCAAAAGCCGACTCTTTCGAAGAAAGGCGCGCATAGAAGGGCGATTGCCCTATACGGCCAGATGGTCGGCAGTCTTCTGCTATCGAGAGCTGTCTCGTCCGGCAATCCGAAGCTTGCGGACGAGATTCTCAAGCAGACGCAAACGGAGATTTTTGCCGATCTTTACAAAGCTGCCGGAAGCGCGGAGCGGAGAACTAAATAA
- a CDS encoding DUF6262 family protein — MLKNTIGLQQSAQHRSQAAMEKAQSAIRHMQAEEVPINFRTVAARAGVSTAWLYKTRTLRDRIMRLRSVPKTPVENASKDRRSLSQDRVIATLRLRIKQLEAKNDELNKRLELAYGELAVRPSNTNSARRGHIHDVQGPNKRKKSLDDYR; from the coding sequence ATGCTTAAGAACACAATCGGCCTCCAGCAAAGCGCGCAGCACAGAAGCCAAGCTGCAATGGAAAAGGCACAATCGGCCATCCGTCATATGCAGGCAGAAGAAGTACCGATCAACTTCCGCACAGTCGCCGCGCGGGCCGGGGTCTCCACGGCATGGCTCTATAAAACAAGGACGCTGCGTGACCGCATCATGAGGCTGCGCAGCGTTCCCAAGACACCAGTCGAAAACGCATCCAAGGATCGCCGCTCCCTCTCTCAAGACCGCGTGATCGCCACGCTGCGACTCCGCATCAAGCAACTCGAAGCAAAGAATGACGAGCTGAACAAACGACTAGAGCTTGCCTACGGCGAACTCGCAGTGCGTCCCTCAAACACAAACTCTGCACGTCGTGGACATATTCACGACGTGCAGGGCCCCAACAAAAGGAAGAAATCGCTTGACGACTATAGATAA
- a CDS encoding tyrosine-type recombinase/integrase: protein MFVQACCESGMRIGQALGLRHADIRSFDKEIEIVPHSNLNGARTKSRSAYVVHVSKEAMALYADYLVHEYREAAHDYVFVSWWGGRIGAPMSYATVIDLFRSLGTRTGLKVTPHMLRHTHATELLRSGWDAAYVQKRLGHAHIQTTTSIYAHLSGEDMGEAYARYLRERAR from the coding sequence GTGTTTGTGCAAGCTTGCTGCGAGAGCGGAATGCGTATCGGCCAGGCACTTGGTCTGCGGCACGCTGACATACGCTCGTTCGATAAAGAGATAGAGATCGTTCCGCACTCCAATCTAAACGGGGCGCGCACGAAGTCACGCAGTGCCTATGTGGTGCACGTCTCCAAGGAAGCGATGGCACTGTATGCAGACTACCTGGTGCATGAGTACAGAGAGGCCGCACATGACTATGTCTTCGTGAGCTGGTGGGGCGGCCGGATCGGCGCTCCGATGAGCTATGCGACAGTGATCGACCTGTTCCGCTCTCTTGGAACAAGAACTGGCCTGAAGGTGACTCCGCACATGCTCCGACACACTCACGCGACTGAGTTGTTGCGATCTGGTTGGGATGCCGCTTACGTGCAAAAGCGGTTGGGCCATGCTCATATCCAAACCACGACGAGCATCTATGCGCATCTGTCTGGAGAAGACATGGGAGAGGCGTATGCGCGCTATCTACGGGAGCGTGCGCGATGA
- a CDS encoding nuclear transport factor 2 family protein, with protein sequence MSRTTPEQNKAIVLEAFDTLFNKRDYAAAEQYWSPDYIQHSAHIEPGRDGLFDLIKGIPPTLRYEAGLILAEGDFVIIHGRFSGFGAPVNWIAADILRMKDGILVEHWDVIQDEATSQQSKSGRPMFGDTFPMY encoded by the coding sequence ATGTCGAGGACCACACCGGAACAGAATAAAGCGATCGTCCTGGAAGCATTCGATACGCTCTTCAACAAACGCGACTACGCAGCGGCAGAACAGTATTGGTCGCCTGACTATATCCAGCACAGCGCGCACATAGAGCCTGGAAGGGATGGGCTGTTCGATCTAATCAAAGGCATTCCTCCGACGTTGAGGTATGAAGCCGGGCTGATCCTAGCAGAAGGGGACTTCGTGATCATTCATGGCAGATTCTCTGGATTCGGGGCACCCGTGAACTGGATTGCGGCTGATATTCTTCGCATGAAAGACGGCATCCTTGTTGAGCATTGGGACGTCATCCAGGATGAGGCGACCAGCCAGCAATCGAAGAGTGGAAGGCCAATGTTCGGTGACACGTTTCCTATGTATTGA
- a CDS encoding DUF5700 domain-containing putative Zn-dependent protease, producing the protein MSACRRPSAWPIRIPLSQQACTNTAQLFAKLYEEGSATYVEDISALPQSHSEVAIRQLADLHDGLTHINNSATLLELSVAGLNATEAVPYDDIYDVGFYGHGELYNIGYVMAKSIVEDDGPDGLAAFLKLPPYKFVLRYTQLPQYGMDKDHPKLGPNTVNAADLLARGCK; encoded by the coding sequence ATGTCAGCGTGCCGCAGACCAAGTGCCTGGCCGATACGCATTCCGCTCTCGCAGCAAGCTTGCACAAACACGGCGCAACTGTTCGCAAAGTTATATGAAGAAGGATCGGCTACTTATGTCGAAGACATATCGGCGCTGCCTCAGTCCCACTCTGAGGTCGCAATCAGGCAGCTAGCCGATCTCCACGATGGGCTAACGCACATCAACAACAGCGCGACGTTGCTTGAACTTTCCGTGGCGGGATTGAACGCAACCGAAGCTGTTCCGTACGACGACATTTATGATGTCGGGTTCTACGGTCACGGCGAGCTCTACAACATTGGCTATGTGATGGCAAAATCTATCGTCGAAGATGACGGCCCAGATGGCCTCGCGGCATTCCTCAAGCTTCCACCCTACAAGTTCGTCTTGCGCTACACGCAGCTACCCCAATACGGGATGGATAAAGACCATCCCAAACTTGGGCCAAACACGGTGAACGCAGCCGACCTTTTGGCGAGAGGGTGTAAGTGA
- a CDS encoding RNA polymerase sigma factor has product MENENSALLRSHLSLFATEERKGAAHRARVVELFRELRLPLYGYLVCIGLTPPESEDVIQESFLLLHQQFDQGTKIADFRSWLFRVAHNLAVNLQRSSRRFLQNEEEETVERIQEEPGKGPTPEDSYLQKELDQKLDHCMMQLTDQQRQCLQLRVEGLKYREIAAVMGISVSSVSELMQRAIVRLTGALHE; this is encoded by the coding sequence ATGGAGAACGAAAACAGTGCGTTGTTGCGGTCTCACCTGAGCCTCTTCGCTACAGAAGAGCGCAAGGGAGCGGCCCATCGCGCCCGCGTGGTCGAGCTGTTTCGTGAACTGCGGCTACCACTTTATGGCTACCTTGTCTGCATTGGCCTTACGCCGCCTGAGTCGGAGGATGTAATCCAGGAGAGTTTTTTGCTGTTGCACCAGCAGTTCGACCAGGGCACAAAGATCGCTGACTTCCGCTCCTGGCTGTTTCGAGTGGCGCATAACCTGGCGGTCAACCTGCAGCGGTCGTCGCGGCGCTTCCTACAGAATGAGGAGGAAGAGACGGTCGAGAGAATACAGGAGGAGCCAGGTAAGGGGCCGACGCCAGAAGATTCCTACCTCCAAAAAGAGCTGGACCAGAAACTAGATCATTGCATGATGCAGCTTACCGACCAACAGAGGCAATGTTTGCAGCTGCGTGTTGAAGGATTGAAGTATCGCGAGATTGCTGCAGTGATGGGGATCAGCGTCTCCAGCGTCTCAGAGCTGATGCAGCGCGCCATCGTTCGCTTAACGGGGGCGCTCCATGAATAA
- a CDS encoding tyrosine-type recombinase/integrase: MSRRTAHWNPAKQRRLLAESQGFWNDNLWDMHSSPVEGLSPKASQRRLRFGCKSSTINGELKYVFWKKFVEGQWRSTQELTRVHLMVKWLNSLNRLPGSFMEHDLEWWRRSYTSYLKKRGMYRMGTTRRMDGDQQPRVTPRDSAYISTLRQAYLMLSDAYDERPEQEKDIWDLRRLSMLHNPTLSPGPLNFLLIQQSWLRAAAKSFLSYCLPIYAEGTCRTRLKAIVCFSEFLAAEKPRATVRSITRPLLLRYMAYLPGRVCTGTRKNHIINLRTFLELAHRERWLAAGPERLIHDEEVPQPEKRQPRYIPSTVLDQLNQHLHELKPSWMRMVLILQECGMRINELLQLPIDCLSQDARGVFYIRYLQGKVRRENTIPVSQEIARVVQEQQDAVRDQGRVATLLFPNDRGRPARQASFSQAINQLAYVHQIKDATGKLFRFQSHQFRHTVGTRMINLGVPHHIIQRYLGHKGPEMTSRYAHIHDSTMREKLSEYLAGTLVDVTGKKVVENTANDTAELQWFTRNVLAQALTNGYCAIPTVAGPCPHPNACLNCAHFRTDITFLDVHRSELHETERVIAKADANGWMRQSEMNQRKRENLVKIITSLEVAHA; encoded by the coding sequence ATGAGCCGTCGAACTGCGCACTGGAATCCCGCCAAACAGCGCCGCCTCCTCGCCGAGTCGCAAGGCTTCTGGAACGATAATCTCTGGGACATGCACAGCAGCCCCGTGGAGGGGCTATCGCCTAAGGCCAGTCAACGCCGGCTGCGCTTCGGATGCAAGTCGTCAACGATCAATGGCGAGTTGAAGTATGTGTTCTGGAAGAAGTTCGTTGAAGGCCAATGGAGAAGCACGCAGGAACTGACCAGAGTCCATCTGATGGTGAAGTGGCTCAACAGTCTGAATCGGCTTCCGGGGTCGTTTATGGAGCATGACCTGGAATGGTGGAGACGATCTTATACAAGCTATCTGAAGAAGCGTGGAATGTATCGGATGGGAACGACGCGCCGCATGGATGGCGATCAACAACCCCGTGTAACGCCACGCGACAGCGCCTATATCAGCACGTTGCGCCAAGCCTATTTAATGCTGAGTGATGCTTACGATGAACGTCCCGAGCAGGAGAAGGATATCTGGGATCTTCGCCGGCTATCGATGCTGCACAATCCCACTCTATCTCCTGGACCGCTGAACTTCCTGCTGATCCAACAGTCGTGGCTGCGTGCGGCAGCTAAATCCTTCTTGTCCTACTGTCTTCCGATCTACGCCGAGGGAACGTGCCGAACTCGGTTGAAGGCAATAGTCTGCTTCTCTGAGTTCCTCGCAGCGGAGAAACCACGCGCCACCGTTCGTTCAATCACGCGCCCGCTGCTGTTGCGCTACATGGCTTACCTTCCGGGTCGCGTATGCACAGGGACGAGGAAGAATCACATCATCAATCTTCGAACGTTCCTCGAACTGGCCCATCGTGAACGATGGTTGGCGGCTGGACCTGAGCGACTAATCCATGATGAAGAGGTTCCGCAGCCCGAAAAGCGTCAGCCTCGATATATCCCTTCCACGGTGCTGGACCAGTTGAACCAGCATCTTCACGAGTTAAAGCCATCATGGATGCGGATGGTACTGATCCTGCAGGAGTGCGGGATGAGAATCAACGAGCTGCTACAACTCCCTATTGACTGTCTGTCGCAGGATGCGCGCGGTGTCTTCTATATCCGCTACCTCCAAGGCAAGGTACGGCGTGAAAATACAATCCCCGTCTCCCAAGAGATCGCGCGTGTCGTGCAGGAGCAACAGGACGCTGTACGCGACCAAGGAAGAGTGGCGACGTTGTTGTTCCCGAACGATCGTGGTCGTCCCGCTCGCCAGGCCAGCTTCTCGCAGGCGATCAATCAACTGGCTTACGTCCACCAGATCAAAGATGCGACGGGAAAGCTGTTCCGCTTCCAGTCGCATCAGTTCCGTCACACGGTGGGAACGCGGATGATCAATCTCGGTGTGCCGCACCACATCATCCAACGCTATCTGGGGCATAAAGGCCCGGAGATGACCAGCCGCTATGCCCACATCCACGACAGCACGATGCGCGAGAAGCTGTCGGAGTATCTTGCAGGAACACTGGTCGATGTCACTGGCAAGAAGGTGGTGGAGAACACGGCGAACGATACAGCGGAGCTGCAGTGGTTCACTCGAAACGTGCTCGCGCAGGCGTTGACCAACGGCTACTGTGCGATCCCGACAGTCGCCGGTCCATGTCCTCATCCGAATGCCTGTCTTAACTGCGCCCACTTCCGAACGGATATTACCTTCCTCGACGTTCATCGATCAGAGCTGCATGAGACCGAGCGAGTAATCGCCAAAGCGGACGCGAATGGCTGGATGCGACAAAGCGAAATGAACCAGCGAAAGCGGGAGAACCTGGTGAAGATCATCACGTCACTGGAGGTGGCACATGCTTAA
- a CDS encoding TetR/AcrR family transcriptional regulator, whose product MKTSISQKSPRKPRADAQRNRERILRVAKQVFTRRGAEASMDEIAKLTKIGPGTLYRHFPTRDELLAAVYISEVEKLAEAQRKFSAELTPIEALRAWILVFIDYIDAKRIIAPALSAMACGPAHVYQQTTRVMEEAASALASRAVASGDLRPDVDPMDMLRAIYGISSAGSTDDWPVKARRFVDILIQGSRP is encoded by the coding sequence ATGAAAACTTCAATCTCACAGAAAAGCCCTCGCAAACCGCGGGCCGACGCGCAGCGCAACCGTGAACGGATTCTCAGAGTTGCAAAGCAGGTCTTCACGCGCCGCGGTGCAGAGGCCAGCATGGACGAGATTGCGAAGCTCACCAAGATCGGGCCGGGAACGCTCTATCGTCACTTCCCTACGCGCGATGAACTGCTGGCGGCTGTCTATATCAGCGAAGTCGAGAAGCTGGCTGAAGCACAGAGAAAGTTCTCCGCCGAGTTGACTCCGATCGAGGCGCTGCGGGCTTGGATACTGGTCTTCATCGACTACATTGACGCAAAAAGGATCATTGCCCCTGCATTAAGCGCGATGGCTTGCGGCCCGGCGCATGTATATCAGCAGACCACCCGTGTCATGGAGGAAGCTGCCAGTGCTCTTGCGAGCCGAGCCGTCGCTAGTGGAGATCTTCGACCAGATGTCGACCCGATGGACATGCTGCGTGCCATCTATGGCATCTCCAGCGCGGGCAGCACAGACGATTGGCCCGTGAAGGCGCGACGTTTCGTGGACATTCTCATTCAGGGCTCCCGACCTTAA
- a CDS encoding alkene reductase has protein sequence MAITIVISGKLEPMSSSFLAHEAAGPRASAPPVQPLLTPFRMGDLSLRNRVVMAPLTRMRAHPDNHVPTALQAEYYAQRAGGGLIVAEATAISPEGFGWADTPGLWSKEQVRGWRLVTDAVHKAGGHIVAQLWHTGAMSHPELRDGTLPVSASDVDPGQVSVTRDGRKPTVAPRPLTSEEIRTTIRDYAQAARNAVDAGFDGVQILANYLYLIAQFLNTATNRRTDEYGGSMENRTRFLFEVLESVLVEVEANRVGIKISPMHEANAFAANDETLPTIDYAVTRLNDYGLSHLLLMGNTTDFSGTPLEKLTGDGMFEHFRPIYRGALIANVNMTQERGNRLIKAGLADLVAFGRPYIANPDLVERFGSSAPLADVDWSTVYASGPKGYSDYPAHMLSAQ, from the coding sequence ATGGCGATCACAATCGTGATCTCCGGAAAGCTGGAGCCTATGAGTTCATCATTCCTCGCCCACGAAGCAGCCGGACCACGGGCCTCGGCCCCGCCTGTGCAACCTCTTCTCACTCCCTTTCGCATGGGAGATCTCAGCCTTCGCAACCGCGTCGTGATGGCCCCGCTTACGCGAATGCGCGCCCACCCCGACAATCACGTACCCACCGCCCTTCAGGCTGAGTACTATGCCCAACGGGCCGGCGGTGGCCTCATCGTTGCGGAGGCCACCGCAATCAGCCCCGAGGGCTTTGGCTGGGCCGACACACCCGGCCTCTGGAGCAAAGAACAGGTCCGCGGATGGAGGCTCGTCACCGACGCTGTTCACAAGGCTGGCGGTCACATCGTTGCTCAACTTTGGCATACCGGCGCAATGTCTCATCCAGAGTTGCGCGACGGCACTCTCCCCGTTTCGGCATCGGACGTAGATCCCGGGCAGGTCTCCGTCACCAGGGACGGCCGCAAGCCGACTGTTGCGCCCCGCCCGTTGACCAGTGAAGAGATCAGGACAACGATCCGTGACTACGCACAGGCCGCGCGTAATGCGGTCGACGCTGGGTTCGATGGAGTCCAGATCCTGGCTAACTACCTCTACCTGATCGCGCAGTTCCTGAACACCGCGACCAATCGCCGTACGGACGAGTACGGAGGTAGTATGGAGAACCGGACCCGCTTTCTGTTCGAAGTTCTCGAGTCCGTGCTCGTCGAAGTCGAGGCCAACAGGGTCGGCATCAAAATCAGCCCGATGCATGAGGCCAACGCCTTCGCCGCGAATGACGAGACGCTTCCCACCATCGACTACGCCGTAACGCGACTGAACGACTACGGCCTCTCTCACCTGCTCCTCATGGGAAATACCACGGACTTCTCCGGCACGCCCCTTGAGAAGCTGACGGGCGACGGCATGTTCGAGCACTTCCGTCCGATCTACCGGGGCGCTCTCATCGCGAACGTCAACATGACGCAGGAACGCGGCAATCGCCTGATCAAAGCTGGTCTAGCGGACCTCGTTGCCTTCGGCCGCCCCTACATCGCCAATCCCGATCTTGTAGAACGGTTCGGTTCGAGCGCACCACTTGCTGACGTCGATTGGAGCACTGTTTATGCATCCGGGCCAAAGGGTTACTCCGACTATCCCGCGCACATGCTATCGGCTCAGTAA
- a CDS encoding IS110 family transposase, which produces MKKPTHHLIAEAPRKRGQVELTIGIDLGDVWSHYCTLNQQGEVIDRGRFRTTAKAIDKWFTDVPHARVAMEAGVHSIWISEQLEQLGHEVIVANVRELRAISHSDRKSDDVDAEKLARYARLDPEILRPISHRTVEQQEALTLIRARELLVRLRTAAINAVRGLTKACGHRMPASSTKCFAQRGQAAMPPGLKLALGPVLSQIAEMTLKIKQYDREIQRLTQTEYAETQSMMTIHGVGHITALTFVLTLGDKTRFGRSRDVGCYLGLRPKRSQSGERDPQLGITKAGNAYLRSLLIECANHILRPHGRDSALRQWGLHLAARGGKQAKNKSVVAVARKLAVLLHHLWNTQEPYIPFYQQAA; this is translated from the coding sequence ATGAAGAAGCCAACGCACCACCTCATCGCGGAAGCACCCCGGAAGCGTGGCCAGGTAGAGCTGACGATCGGCATCGACCTTGGCGACGTTTGGAGCCATTACTGTACTCTCAACCAGCAAGGAGAAGTGATCGATCGAGGCCGCTTCAGGACCACAGCGAAGGCGATCGATAAGTGGTTCACCGACGTGCCTCATGCCCGAGTGGCGATGGAGGCCGGCGTGCATTCGATCTGGATCAGCGAACAGCTCGAACAACTGGGCCACGAGGTGATCGTCGCCAACGTGCGTGAGTTGCGGGCGATCTCACACAGCGATCGCAAGAGCGACGATGTAGATGCGGAGAAGCTGGCGCGTTACGCCCGACTCGATCCTGAGATTTTGCGACCGATCTCTCACCGCACGGTTGAACAGCAGGAAGCCCTCACTTTGATTCGTGCTCGCGAGCTTCTGGTTCGACTGCGAACAGCGGCCATCAACGCGGTTCGAGGATTAACCAAGGCTTGCGGCCATCGTATGCCCGCATCCTCCACGAAGTGCTTCGCTCAACGAGGCCAAGCCGCGATGCCGCCAGGGCTGAAGCTGGCACTGGGTCCGGTTCTCTCACAGATCGCGGAGATGACGTTGAAGATCAAGCAGTATGACCGAGAGATCCAACGCCTAACTCAGACCGAGTATGCCGAGACCCAGTCCATGATGACGATTCACGGGGTCGGCCATATCACTGCTCTTACGTTCGTGCTGACGCTTGGCGACAAGACACGATTCGGTCGAAGTCGAGATGTGGGTTGCTACCTTGGGCTACGACCAAAACGCAGCCAGTCCGGCGAACGCGACCCGCAACTCGGCATCACCAAGGCTGGCAACGCATATCTTCGAAGTCTGCTGATCGAGTGCGCCAACCACATCCTGCGACCACATGGCCGGGACTCAGCACTTCGACAGTGGGGCCTGCACCTGGCAGCCCGTGGAGGCAAGCAGGCGAAAAACAAGTCCGTCGTGGCGGTCGCACGCAAGCTTGCCGTCTTACTCCATCACCTCTGGAACACACAGGAACCCTACATCCCGTTCTATCAGCAGGCTGCATAG
- a CDS encoding SDR family NAD(P)-dependent oxidoreductase has translation MAAKFGAKSTTDEVLAGVDLKGKRILVTGVSAGIGVETARALVAHGADVVGAARDLEKAQRATSEVSKTAADKGTSFELLELDLASLTNVRAAADKLVADGRLFDVIIANAGVMATPFGKTEDGFETQFGTNHLGHFVFVNRIAKLIKDGGRLVNLSSSGHRFSNVDLNDPNFETTPYEPFVAYGRSKTANILFAVEFDQRHRERGVRATAVHPGGIQTELARHMDPAHLELMVKQINEQAAAAGKGPLEFKTIPQGAATSVWAAIIATAEEAGGRFCENCHVSDVVADDAALGLLDEGVRGYALDPENAKALWTKSEELVGETFA, from the coding sequence ATGGCAGCGAAATTTGGAGCAAAGTCTACAACGGATGAGGTCCTTGCAGGTGTCGATCTGAAGGGCAAGAGGATTCTAGTGACGGGAGTCTCTGCAGGTATCGGCGTAGAGACGGCGCGTGCGTTGGTGGCACATGGCGCAGATGTTGTGGGTGCAGCGCGTGATCTTGAGAAAGCACAGCGGGCGACATCGGAAGTCAGTAAAACCGCTGCGGACAAGGGCACGAGTTTCGAGTTGCTCGAACTCGACCTTGCCAGCCTTACGAACGTGCGCGCCGCTGCGGACAAGCTCGTTGCTGATGGCCGCCTGTTCGATGTGATTATTGCGAACGCCGGTGTCATGGCGACGCCGTTCGGCAAGACGGAGGACGGATTCGAGACGCAATTCGGGACCAATCACCTGGGCCACTTCGTCTTCGTCAACCGCATCGCGAAGCTAATCAAGGATGGAGGACGCCTGGTCAATCTCTCTTCTTCGGGGCACCGTTTCAGCAATGTGGATCTGAACGATCCCAACTTTGAGACAACGCCCTACGAACCCTTCGTGGCTTACGGACGCTCGAAGACCGCGAACATTCTCTTCGCCGTCGAGTTCGATCAGCGCCATCGAGAGCGCGGGGTCCGCGCGACGGCTGTACACCCGGGAGGTATACAGACAGAGCTTGCCCGCCACATGGACCCGGCACACTTGGAACTGATGGTTAAACAGATTAATGAACAGGCCGCAGCTGCGGGTAAAGGACCGTTGGAATTCAAAACAATTCCTCAGGGAGCAGCTACTTCAGTATGGGCAGCTATTATTGCGACCGCCGAAGAGGCCGGAGGACGGTTTTGCGAGAACTGCCATGTGAGTGATGTCGTCGCAGATGATGCTGCGCTTGGCCTGCTTGATGAAGGAGTGCGCGGCTACGCTCTCGATCCGGAGAACGCCAAGGCTCTTTGGACGAAGAGCGAAGAATTGGTTGGTGAAACTTTCGCGTAA